A stretch of DNA from Chitinivorax sp. B:
CTGCCAAAAAATTATATGAAGACGATGATGTAGTAGCCTTCCACGACATCAACCCCATTGCGCCCGTACATTTTTTACTGATCCCGAAACAGCATGTGGATTCGCTGGTCGAATGTACTGAGGAACACGATGCCGTGCTGGGTAAAATGCTGCGCCTGGCGCCCAAACTTGCCCACGAGCAAGGCCTGACAACCGGTTTCCGGACGGCCATCAACACGGGTAAGGGCGGTGGTCAA
This window harbors:
- a CDS encoding histidine triad nucleotide-binding protein, with the protein product MSDCIFCKIVQGSIPAKKLYEDDDVVAFHDINPIAPVHFLLIPKQHVDSLVECTEEHDAVLGKMLRLAPKLAHEQGLTTGFRTAINTGKGGGQIVFHLHVHVFGGAGGKLSDVLEKLNHG